One window of Psychrobacillus sp. FSL H8-0483 genomic DNA carries:
- a CDS encoding VOC family protein produces MKLGQVAVNVENVERAVVFYKEVIGLPLLFETNGLAFFQCEDTRLLLSRPETEEFDHPSSVLYFQVENLQEEVARMKEAGALFIDEPHMVAKMGDTETWMAFFKDTEGNTHALMSEI; encoded by the coding sequence ATGAAATTAGGACAAGTTGCAGTAAACGTAGAAAATGTAGAACGCGCAGTTGTGTTTTATAAAGAGGTAATTGGGCTACCACTACTATTTGAAACAAATGGATTGGCTTTTTTTCAATGTGAAGATACAAGACTACTTTTAAGTCGTCCGGAAACGGAAGAGTTTGACCACCCAAGCTCCGTATTGTATTTTCAAGTAGAAAATTTACAGGAAGAAGTTGCACGAATGAAAGAAGCGGGCGCACTATTCATAGATGAACCGCATATGGTTGCAAAAATGGGCGACACCGAAACATGGATGGCATTCTTTAAGGATACAGAAGGCAATACACATGCACTAATGAGTGAAATTTAA